A stretch of the Cryptosporangium phraense genome encodes the following:
- a CDS encoding sec-independent translocase, which yields MFENLGWSEIIVLVLIGLFVFGPDRLPKVIGEAGRMLRTLRQMARGASAELRDELGTDFEIEDLHPKRFVRKHLLSEEDEAALRKPLQDAMRDFEELQHVDEVTEAYRDETPSPNGHKTPTKDRAARYDDDAT from the coding sequence GTGTTCGAGAATCTCGGTTGGTCGGAGATCATCGTCCTGGTGCTGATCGGGCTGTTCGTCTTCGGCCCCGATCGGCTTCCCAAGGTCATCGGTGAGGCGGGTCGGATGCTGCGGACCCTGCGCCAGATGGCGCGGGGAGCGAGTGCTGAGCTGCGCGACGAGCTAGGCACCGACTTCGAGATAGAAGATCTCCACCCGAAGCGGTTCGTTCGCAAGCACCTCCTCAGCGAAGAAGACGAAGCAGCCCTGCGGAAGCCGCTCCAGGATGCGATGCGTGATTTCGAGGAGCTCCAGCACGTCGACGAGGTGACCGAGGCCTACCGAGACGAGACGCCGTCGCCCAACGGCCACAAGACCCCCACCAAGGACCGAGCCGCCCGCTACGACGACGATGCGACGTAA
- a CDS encoding Mrp/NBP35 family ATP-binding protein, translated as MSVSSTLPAESDVRTALAAVNDPEIKRPITELGMVESVAVHPDGVVEVAVLLTVAGCPMRDTLTNDVTAAVAALDGVTQVRVNFGVMSDAQRKELQSTLRGGKGEPVIPFAQPGSLTRVYAVASGKGGVGKSSVTVNLAAALAARGLSVGVLDADIYGFSVPRMLGVEGRPTQVEQMIMPPQSHGVKVISIGMFTPGNTAVVWRGPMLHRALQQFLADVFWGDLDVLLMDLPPGTGDIAISVAQLVPNAEILVVTTPQQAAAEVAERAGSIALQTHQRLVGVVENMSWLELPNGERMDVFGSGGGEAVSAALTKTLGAQVPLLGQIPLDPRVREGGDSGTPLVLADPAAPAAKALGAVAEKLAVRQRGLAGMSLGLTPTGRR; from the coding sequence ATGTCTGTCTCCTCCACGCTCCCGGCCGAGAGCGACGTCCGGACGGCGCTCGCGGCGGTCAACGACCCCGAGATCAAACGGCCGATCACCGAGCTCGGCATGGTGGAATCGGTGGCCGTTCACCCGGACGGCGTGGTCGAGGTCGCGGTCCTGCTCACGGTGGCCGGTTGCCCGATGCGAGACACGCTGACGAACGACGTCACCGCGGCGGTGGCCGCGCTGGACGGCGTGACCCAGGTGCGCGTGAACTTCGGCGTGATGAGCGATGCGCAGCGCAAGGAACTGCAGTCGACGCTGCGCGGCGGCAAGGGCGAGCCGGTCATCCCGTTCGCGCAGCCGGGTTCGCTGACTCGGGTGTACGCGGTGGCGTCGGGCAAGGGTGGCGTCGGCAAGTCGTCGGTGACGGTGAACCTGGCGGCCGCGCTGGCCGCCCGCGGCCTCTCGGTCGGTGTCCTCGACGCTGACATCTACGGGTTCTCGGTGCCGCGCATGCTCGGCGTGGAGGGTCGCCCGACGCAGGTCGAGCAGATGATCATGCCGCCCCAGTCGCACGGCGTGAAGGTGATCTCGATCGGCATGTTCACGCCGGGCAACACGGCCGTCGTCTGGCGCGGGCCGATGCTGCACCGGGCCCTGCAGCAGTTCCTGGCCGACGTCTTCTGGGGTGACCTGGACGTGCTGCTGATGGACCTGCCGCCGGGGACGGGGGATATCGCCATCTCGGTGGCACAGCTGGTGCCGAATGCCGAGATTCTGGTCGTGACGACGCCCCAGCAGGCCGCCGCCGAGGTGGCCGAGCGGGCCGGTTCCATTGCGTTGCAGACGCACCAGCGGCTGGTCGGCGTGGTGGAGAACATGTCCTGGCTGGAGCTGCCGAACGGCGAGCGGATGGACGTTTTCGGGTCTGGGGGCGGCGAGGCGGTGTCGGCGGCGTTGACGAAGACGCTCGGGGCGCAGGTGCCGTTGCTGGGGCAGATTCCGCTGGATCCGCGGGTGCGGGAGGGTGGGGATTCGGGGACCCCGCTGGTGCTGGCGGATCCGGCCGCGCCGGCGGCGAAGGCGCTGGGGGCGGTGGCCGAGAAGTTGGCCGTGCGTCAGCGGGGGTTGGCTGGGATGAGTCTCGGTTTGACGCCGACGGGCCGCCGGTAG
- a CDS encoding AzlC family ABC transporter permease, producing the protein MDRSIVRDALGVGLATGAYGIAFGAAGVAAGFSVLQTCLSSLLVFTGASQFALVGVIGAGGGVAAAVGSALLLGARNALYGVRLSSLLGWTGWRRAIAAQGVIDESAAMALPRTTPEASRLAFVSTALSVFVFWNAATLIGAVGATAVGDPAVLGLDAAAPAGFLALLAPRLREGGGAWRVAAAGAVIALLATPWLPPGVPVLLASFGVLVALGRPR; encoded by the coding sequence ATGGATCGAAGCATCGTCCGGGACGCGCTCGGCGTCGGCCTCGCGACCGGCGCGTACGGGATCGCGTTCGGCGCGGCCGGCGTCGCGGCCGGGTTCAGCGTCCTGCAGACGTGTCTGAGCAGCCTGCTGGTCTTCACCGGAGCGAGCCAGTTCGCGCTGGTCGGCGTCATCGGCGCGGGCGGGGGAGTGGCCGCCGCGGTGGGGTCGGCCCTCCTGCTCGGCGCACGCAACGCGCTCTACGGCGTCCGTCTCTCGAGTCTTCTGGGCTGGACCGGCTGGCGGCGCGCGATCGCGGCCCAGGGTGTGATCGACGAGTCAGCGGCGATGGCCCTCCCGCGCACGACGCCGGAGGCGTCGCGGCTGGCGTTCGTCTCCACCGCGCTGAGCGTCTTCGTGTTCTGGAACGCGGCCACGCTGATCGGCGCGGTCGGCGCCACCGCCGTCGGGGATCCCGCCGTTCTCGGTCTGGACGCCGCCGCGCCGGCCGGGTTCCTCGCGCTGCTCGCCCCGCGACTGCGCGAAGGCGGCGGGGCCTGGCGGGTGGCCGCCGCCGGCGCGGTGATCGCACTGCTGGCGACGCCCTGGCTACCGCCCGGCGTGCCGGTCCTGCTGGCGAGCTTCGGCGTTCTCGTGGCCCTCGGACGGCCGCGGTGA
- a CDS encoding AzlD domain-containing protein codes for MIWLALALAAAGCYLFKLLGLSLPSRWLADPRVLRIAMLLPVALLAALVAVQTFGDGRSLVLDARAAGLGVAVVAVLLRAPFLLVVVLAAATAATVRAVSG; via the coding sequence GTGATCTGGCTCGCGCTGGCCCTCGCCGCCGCCGGGTGCTACCTGTTCAAGCTCCTCGGCCTGTCGCTGCCGTCACGCTGGCTGGCCGACCCCCGGGTGCTGCGGATCGCGATGCTGCTTCCGGTCGCGCTGCTGGCCGCCCTGGTTGCGGTCCAGACGTTCGGCGACGGCCGCTCGCTCGTCCTCGACGCGCGGGCGGCCGGGCTCGGCGTCGCCGTCGTCGCGGTGCTGCTCCGCGCCCCGTTCCTGCTCGTCGTCGTGCTGGCCGCGGCCACCGCCGCAACCGTCCGAGCGGTCAGCGGGTGA
- a CDS encoding DUF1003 domain-containing protein, whose product MTTDLARSRGRLDQPREHRRRLPRVDADAFGRLSERVAQFLGTGNFIIIQTFIVIVWVTINIFAVHLRWDPYPFILLNLAFSTQSAYAAPLILLAQNRQADRDRIGLEEDRLRAQAAKADTEYLARELAALRLAINEVATREYLRTELGRLVEDLKEAPEAEAELTRPPSETRRADRRGGSPDGRRDDGRRAKLTR is encoded by the coding sequence ATGACCACGGACCTGGCTCGATCCCGCGGCCGCTTGGACCAGCCCCGCGAACATCGCCGGAGGCTCCCCCGGGTGGACGCCGACGCGTTCGGACGGCTCTCCGAACGGGTCGCGCAGTTCCTCGGCACCGGCAACTTCATCATCATCCAGACGTTCATCGTCATCGTCTGGGTGACGATCAACATCTTCGCGGTGCACCTGCGCTGGGACCCGTACCCGTTCATCCTGCTGAACCTGGCCTTCTCGACGCAGTCCGCGTACGCGGCGCCGCTGATCCTGCTGGCCCAGAACCGGCAGGCCGACCGGGACCGGATCGGGCTGGAGGAGGACCGGCTGCGGGCTCAGGCGGCCAAGGCCGACACCGAGTACCTGGCCCGCGAGCTGGCCGCGCTGCGGCTGGCGATCAACGAGGTCGCGACCCGCGAATACCTGCGGACGGAGCTCGGGCGGCTGGTCGAGGACCTGAAGGAGGCCCCGGAGGCCGAGGCCGAGCTGACCCGGCCGCCCTCCGAGACCCGCCGGGCCGACCGCCGGGGCGGTTCGCCGGACGGCCGCCGCGACGACGGCCGACGGGCGAAGCTCACCCGCTGA